Proteins found in one Muntiacus reevesi chromosome 2, mMunRee1.1, whole genome shotgun sequence genomic segment:
- the LOC136161790 gene encoding zinc finger protein 418-like isoform X2 has product MCIPVLRDILHLSEEQGANGEHKVYTCAACGKEFYFTANIQQHQKQHVRENPCLCNTERPSFLKTCTVHPAGNFSTYLEIGNDFMAIMGVQPQATNTGKKLKNSKECEVVFHSGESHHSLGEGKIVSSHTDILVEDERVLISEAFCEVNKCEKAGTQRSNLIQPVQVHTGEKAYKCSQCEKFFAYKSSCLAHQRVHTGERPYECPECGKSLANRSTLSYHLRLHTGEKPYKCSECGKSFPARSSLCHHQRVHTGEKPCECSECGKLFSRNEHLRDHKNIHSGEKPFVCNKCEKSFTSSSSLRHHRRVHAEERSYECNKCWKSFTSRSGLRYHQRVHTGERPYECSECAKSFTTQSTLSNHQRIHSGERPFKCSACGKFFSQKVHLSAHMNVHTGEKPYECNKCGKSFTSRSKLCTHWKVHIGERPFKCTECGKCFTSTSSLLCHQRVHNGENPYECSECGKSFVGSSSLRYHQRVHNGEKPYECSECGKNFTARWTLRDHQRVHTGERPYECSECGKYFSNSSSLLRHHRVHTGERPYKCTECGRSFTTQTHLYDHHRVHTGKGL; this is encoded by the coding sequence ATGTGCATCCCAGTCTTGAGAGACATTTTGCACTTGTCTGAAGAGCAAGGAGCAAATGGGGAGCACAAAGTATACACATGTGCGGCCTGTGGGAAGGAATTCTATTTCACTGCAAACATTCAGCAGCACCAGAAGCAGCACGTTAGAGAGAATCCTTGCCTATGTAATACTGAGAGACCCTCATTCTTGAAGACCTGCACAGTTCACCCAGCAGGAAATTTCTCTACCTACTTGGAGATTGGGAATGACTTCATGGCCATCATGGGAGTTCAGCCACAGGCCACTAATACTgggaagaaactgaagaacagTAAGGAGTGTGAGGTTGTTTTTCACAGTGGAGAAAGTCATCACAGTTTGGGAGAAGGTAAGATAGTTTCCAGCCACACAGACATACTTGTAGAGGATGAGAGAGTCCTCATTAGTGAGGCATTTTGTGAGGTAAACAAATGTGAGAAAGCTGGCACCCAAAGAAGTAATCTTATTCAGCCTGTGCaagttcacactggagaaaaggCTTACAAATGCAGCCAGTGTGAAAAATTTTTTGCCTATAAATCCAGTTGCCTTGCACATCAGAGAGTTCACACTGGAGAACGGCCTTATGAGTGCCCTGAATGTGGGAAATCTCTTGCTAATAGGTCAACCCTCTCTTACCACCTGAGACttcacactggagaaaagccttataagtgcagtgaatgtgggaaatcttttCCTGCTAGGTCAAGCCTTTGTcatcatcagagagttcacactggagaaaagccttgtgagtgcagtgaatgtggtAAATTGTTTAGCCGGAATGAGCATCTCAGAGACCATAAGAACATTCACTCTGGAGAAAAGCCTTTTGTGTGCAATAAATGTGAGAAATCTTTCACTAGTAGCTCCAGTCTTCGTCATCATCGGAGAGTTCACGCTGAAGAAAGGTCTTATGAGTGCAATAAATGTTGGAAATCTTTTACCAGTAGGTCCGGCCTTCGTtatcatcagagagttcacactggagaaaggccttatgagtgcagtgaatgtgCAAAATCATTCACAACTCAGTCAACCCTTTctaatcatcagagaattcacagtgGAGAAAGACCTTTTAAGTGCAGTGCATGTGGCAAGTTTTTTAGCCAAAAGGTACATCTTAGTGCCCATATGAATGTTCAtactggagaaaagccttatGAGTGCAATAAATGTGGGAAATCTTTTACAAGTAGGTCAAAACTTTGTACTCATTGGAAAGTTCACATTGGAGAAAGGCCTTTTAAGTGCACTgaatgtgggaaatgttttaCTAGTACCTCAAGCCTTCTTTGTCATCAGAGAGTGCACAATGGAGAAAACCCAtatgagtgcagtgaatgtggaaAATCTTTTGTTGGTTCGAGTAGCCTCCGGtatcatcagagagttcacaaTGGAGAAAAACCTTAtgaatgcagtgaatgtgggaaaaaTTTTACTGCTCGGTGGACCCTTCGTGATCATCAAagagttcacactggagaaaggccttatgagtgcagtgaatgtgggaagtATTTTTCTAATAGCTCGAGCCTTCTTCGTCATCATagagttcacactggagaaagacCTTATAAGTGCACTGAATGTGGGCGATCTTTTACTACTCAAACACATCTCTATGATCATCACAGAGTTCACACTGGAAAAGGCCtatga
- the LOC136161790 gene encoding zinc finger protein 211-like isoform X1 — MYFSWEEWCLLDEAQIQLYLDVMLENFALVCMLGSWRGVQNEETPPEQSKSARVSQFRTPRACLSPEKTQPCKMCIPVLRDILHLSEEQGANGEHKVYTCAACGKEFYFTANIQQHQKQHVRENPCLCNTERPSFLKTCTVHPAGNFSTYLEIGNDFMAIMGVQPQATNTGKKLKNSKECEVVFHSGESHHSLGEGKIVSSHTDILVEDERVLISEAFCEVNKCEKAGTQRSNLIQPVQVHTGEKAYKCSQCEKFFAYKSSCLAHQRVHTGERPYECPECGKSLANRSTLSYHLRLHTGEKPYKCSECGKSFPARSSLCHHQRVHTGEKPCECSECGKLFSRNEHLRDHKNIHSGEKPFVCNKCEKSFTSSSSLRHHRRVHAEERSYECNKCWKSFTSRSGLRYHQRVHTGERPYECSECAKSFTTQSTLSNHQRIHSGERPFKCSACGKFFSQKVHLSAHMNVHTGEKPYECNKCGKSFTSRSKLCTHWKVHIGERPFKCTECGKCFTSTSSLLCHQRVHNGENPYECSECGKSFVGSSSLRYHQRVHNGEKPYECSECGKNFTARWTLRDHQRVHTGERPYECSECGKYFSNSSSLLRHHRVHTGERPYKCTECGRSFTTQTHLYDHHRVHTGKGL, encoded by the coding sequence GTTCTTGGCGTGGAGTCCAGAATGAAGAGACACCACCTGAACAGAGCAAATCTGCAAGAGTGTCACAGTTTCGCACTCCCAGGGCATGTTTGTCGCCTGAGAAGACTCAACCTTGTAAGATGTGCATCCCAGTCTTGAGAGACATTTTGCACTTGTCTGAAGAGCAAGGAGCAAATGGGGAGCACAAAGTATACACATGTGCGGCCTGTGGGAAGGAATTCTATTTCACTGCAAACATTCAGCAGCACCAGAAGCAGCACGTTAGAGAGAATCCTTGCCTATGTAATACTGAGAGACCCTCATTCTTGAAGACCTGCACAGTTCACCCAGCAGGAAATTTCTCTACCTACTTGGAGATTGGGAATGACTTCATGGCCATCATGGGAGTTCAGCCACAGGCCACTAATACTgggaagaaactgaagaacagTAAGGAGTGTGAGGTTGTTTTTCACAGTGGAGAAAGTCATCACAGTTTGGGAGAAGGTAAGATAGTTTCCAGCCACACAGACATACTTGTAGAGGATGAGAGAGTCCTCATTAGTGAGGCATTTTGTGAGGTAAACAAATGTGAGAAAGCTGGCACCCAAAGAAGTAATCTTATTCAGCCTGTGCaagttcacactggagaaaaggCTTACAAATGCAGCCAGTGTGAAAAATTTTTTGCCTATAAATCCAGTTGCCTTGCACATCAGAGAGTTCACACTGGAGAACGGCCTTATGAGTGCCCTGAATGTGGGAAATCTCTTGCTAATAGGTCAACCCTCTCTTACCACCTGAGACttcacactggagaaaagccttataagtgcagtgaatgtgggaaatcttttCCTGCTAGGTCAAGCCTTTGTcatcatcagagagttcacactggagaaaagccttgtgagtgcagtgaatgtggtAAATTGTTTAGCCGGAATGAGCATCTCAGAGACCATAAGAACATTCACTCTGGAGAAAAGCCTTTTGTGTGCAATAAATGTGAGAAATCTTTCACTAGTAGCTCCAGTCTTCGTCATCATCGGAGAGTTCACGCTGAAGAAAGGTCTTATGAGTGCAATAAATGTTGGAAATCTTTTACCAGTAGGTCCGGCCTTCGTtatcatcagagagttcacactggagaaaggccttatgagtgcagtgaatgtgCAAAATCATTCACAACTCAGTCAACCCTTTctaatcatcagagaattcacagtgGAGAAAGACCTTTTAAGTGCAGTGCATGTGGCAAGTTTTTTAGCCAAAAGGTACATCTTAGTGCCCATATGAATGTTCAtactggagaaaagccttatGAGTGCAATAAATGTGGGAAATCTTTTACAAGTAGGTCAAAACTTTGTACTCATTGGAAAGTTCACATTGGAGAAAGGCCTTTTAAGTGCACTgaatgtgggaaatgttttaCTAGTACCTCAAGCCTTCTTTGTCATCAGAGAGTGCACAATGGAGAAAACCCAtatgagtgcagtgaatgtggaaAATCTTTTGTTGGTTCGAGTAGCCTCCGGtatcatcagagagttcacaaTGGAGAAAAACCTTAtgaatgcagtgaatgtgggaaaaaTTTTACTGCTCGGTGGACCCTTCGTGATCATCAAagagttcacactggagaaaggccttatgagtgcagtgaatgtgggaagtATTTTTCTAATAGCTCGAGCCTTCTTCGTCATCATagagttcacactggagaaagacCTTATAAGTGCACTGAATGTGGGCGATCTTTTACTACTCAAACACATCTCTATGATCATCACAGAGTTCACACTGGAAAAGGCCtatga